The Indicator indicator isolate 239-I01 chromosome 30, UM_Iind_1.1, whole genome shotgun sequence genome has a window encoding:
- the LOC128977078 gene encoding LOW QUALITY PROTEIN: breakpoint cluster region protein-like (The sequence of the model RefSeq protein was modified relative to this genomic sequence to represent the inferred CDS: inserted 2 bases in 1 codon), with protein sequence MELGSVRAMERELERCRRHLRHLQRALAEERFKVGYLEAALARAPAPPPAPALPAVPRSPPSPAGSSPEGGSSDAEDASSAGGCRGSTVPTLRPRASHTXGTGMSPAPLHGQGYSHPVGYPHP encoded by the exons ATGGAGCTGGGCTCAGTGCGGGCAATGGAGCGGGAGCTGGAGCGCTGCCGCCGCCACCTCCGGCACCTGCAGCGGGCGCTGGCGGAGGAGCGGTTCAAGGTGGGCTACCTGGAGGCGGCCCTGGCCCGggcccccgccccgccgccggccCCGGCCCTTCCCGCCGTCCCCCGCTCGCCGCCCAGCCCCGCCGGCAGCTCCCCGGAGGGCGGCAGCTCGGACGCGGAGGACGCTTCGTCGGCAGGTGGGTGCCGCGGCTCGACCGTCCCCACCCTGCGGCCCAGGGCATCCCACAC GGGCACCGGCATGTCCCCAGCCCCATTGCACGGGCAAGGGTATTCCCATCCCGTGGGGTATCCCCATCCTTAG